Proteins encoded within one genomic window of Haloplanus vescus:
- a CDS encoding phospholipase D-like domain-containing protein, protein MSRARSLAAFVCVLLLVVPVASGVGGAASQTDPAIVAAVPNPVADGDAGEFVVLDVPKTGGNWTLGDGERIVSLPADRPATRVAVTADPNATRRLTDEPVVAVPHLALANGGERLRLRRNGTVVASLDYRDAPDGERLVRTDDGTRWRPAGYQPRDVTRHGPACVTGFVLPDSPDVPLQTLRDAERRLYLAGYTFSSERATDALVAAERRGVDVRVLVDADPVGGRTARGAKALDRLAAAGVDVAVLGGPRARFDYHHPKYAVVDDRALVLTENWKPAGVGGQSSRGWGALVDSPTVATDLAGLFRGDSGWVDAVPWRQYRQGRTFESGAAAQGSYPSRFDPTTATASEVRVLTAPGNAGSALVGVIDSADERVDVIQPTVGGRQEPLLRATIRAAERGVDVRVLLSGAWYAAEENAALVEWLNDLAERRGLPLTARVAEPDGRFEKIHAKGVVADDVVVVGSLNWNANARTENREVALAIRSETLATYFRETFVADWRGGGGGRSVWLVVAGALAALVLAVVVARKTIRFD, encoded by the coding sequence GTGTCCCGAGCGCGCTCACTCGCCGCGTTCGTCTGCGTGCTGTTGCTCGTCGTCCCCGTCGCGAGCGGCGTCGGGGGCGCAGCGTCCCAGACAGACCCCGCCATCGTCGCCGCCGTCCCCAACCCCGTCGCCGACGGCGACGCCGGCGAATTCGTCGTCCTCGACGTGCCGAAGACGGGAGGCAACTGGACGCTCGGCGACGGCGAACGCATCGTCTCCCTGCCCGCCGACCGCCCAGCGACCAGAGTCGCCGTCACCGCCGACCCGAACGCGACACGGCGACTCACCGACGAGCCGGTCGTCGCCGTCCCCCACCTCGCACTGGCGAACGGTGGCGAGCGTCTCCGCCTCCGGCGTAACGGGACCGTCGTCGCGTCGCTTGACTACCGGGACGCCCCCGACGGCGAGCGACTCGTCCGCACCGACGACGGGACTCGGTGGCGCCCCGCCGGCTACCAGCCACGCGACGTGACTCGTCACGGCCCCGCATGTGTCACCGGCTTCGTCCTGCCGGACTCCCCGGACGTTCCCCTACAGACGCTCCGCGACGCCGAGCGTCGCCTCTATCTCGCCGGCTACACGTTCTCCAGCGAGCGGGCCACCGACGCCCTCGTCGCCGCGGAGCGACGCGGCGTCGACGTTCGCGTCCTCGTGGACGCCGACCCTGTCGGTGGCCGGACGGCCCGCGGCGCCAAGGCACTCGACCGCCTCGCCGCCGCCGGCGTCGACGTGGCGGTGCTTGGCGGGCCGCGCGCCCGCTTCGATTACCACCACCCGAAGTACGCCGTCGTCGACGACCGGGCGCTCGTCTTGACGGAAAACTGGAAACCCGCCGGCGTGGGCGGGCAGAGTAGTCGCGGGTGGGGCGCGCTCGTCGACTCGCCCACCGTCGCCACCGACCTCGCCGGCCTGTTCCGCGGCGATTCCGGGTGGGTCGACGCCGTGCCGTGGCGCCAGTACCGACAGGGCCGGACCTTCGAATCCGGCGCGGCCGCCCAGGGGTCCTACCCCTCGCGGTTCGACCCGACGACTGCGACGGCCAGCGAGGTTCGCGTCCTGACTGCGCCCGGCAACGCCGGGTCGGCCCTCGTCGGTGTCATCGACAGCGCCGACGAACGGGTGGACGTGATTCAGCCCACCGTCGGCGGACGACAGGAACCACTCTTGCGCGCGACGATTCGTGCGGCCGAACGCGGCGTCGACGTGCGTGTCCTCCTCTCGGGGGCGTGGTACGCCGCCGAGGAGAACGCCGCACTCGTCGAGTGGTTGAACGACCTCGCCGAGCGTCGCGGCCTCCCGCTCACGGCCCGCGTCGCCGAGCCAGACGGTCGCTTCGAGAAGATTCACGCGAAAGGCGTCGTCGCCGACGACGTGGTGGTCGTGGGGAGCCTCAACTGGAACGCGAACGCGCGCACGGAGAACCGCGAAGTCGCACTCGCGATTCGGAGCGAGACGCTGGCGACGTACTTCCGCGAGACGTTCGTCGCGGACTGGCGCGGCGGCGGTGGCGGCCGCTCGGTCTGGCTGGTGGTCGCGGGCGCACTCGCGGCGCTGGTGCTCGCCGTCGTCGTCGCCCGCAAAACGATTCGATTCGACTGA
- a CDS encoding DHH family phosphoesterase yields MTAGTAGDSGIDADEDSRPVVYDLAPDCTADDVEVGEYYHAVVNGVVAYGVFVDLSDEVSGLVHESNLSGEYDVGDRLLVRLDEIRDNGDMAFEEATLDDYRTVAVDHQPSITPIEELEIGETATIEATVSQIKQTAGPTVFRCCDETGIVACTAFEDAGVRAYPDVELDDPVRISGTVEEHEGSPQIEVSSLTPLDGETADEVRERIDAGLAERATPHEVDPIVEWEAFDKLRPDLREVARQLRRTVLEGRPIRVRHHADGDGMCASLPVQVALERFIRSVHDDEDAPRHLIKRLPSKAPYYEMEDVTRDLNFALEGRERHGQKLPLLLMLDNGSTEEDVPAYENLAHYDVPIVVVDHHHPDPDAVDHLLDAHVNPYLRDEDYRITTGMMCVELARMIDPEMTDELRHVPAVAGLADRSKAEAMSEFVDLANEAGYDRSALVRIGEALDYAAHWLRYSEGKTLVSDVLNVDCDEAGRHEELVDFLADRAERDIDRQLAALDPHVEHERLSNDAHLYRVDLDDFAHRFTYPAPGKTTGNLHDRKVEETGDPVITIGYGPDFAVLRSDGVRLDIPEMVAELDEEVVGGGVSGGGHLVVGSIKFVKGMRSEVIDRLVEKMADAELDEALSSASALDAHGSD; encoded by the coding sequence ATGACCGCAGGGACTGCCGGGGATTCCGGCATCGACGCGGACGAGGATTCCCGTCCCGTCGTTTACGATCTCGCGCCCGATTGCACGGCCGACGACGTCGAGGTCGGCGAGTATTACCACGCCGTCGTCAACGGCGTCGTCGCCTACGGCGTCTTCGTCGACCTCTCCGACGAGGTGTCCGGCCTCGTCCACGAGTCGAATCTGTCCGGCGAGTACGACGTCGGCGACCGCTTGCTCGTCCGCCTCGACGAGATTCGAGACAACGGCGATATGGCCTTCGAAGAGGCAACGCTCGACGACTACCGCACGGTAGCAGTCGACCACCAGCCGAGCATTACGCCCATCGAAGAACTCGAAATCGGCGAGACAGCCACCATCGAGGCGACCGTGAGCCAGATCAAACAGACCGCCGGCCCGACCGTGTTCCGGTGCTGTGACGAGACGGGCATCGTCGCCTGTACTGCCTTCGAAGACGCGGGCGTCCGCGCCTACCCCGACGTGGAACTCGACGACCCCGTCCGAATCTCGGGGACCGTCGAGGAACACGAAGGAAGTCCGCAGATAGAAGTGTCGTCGCTCACCCCGCTCGACGGCGAGACGGCCGACGAGGTGCGCGAGCGAATCGATGCCGGACTGGCCGAGCGAGCCACCCCCCACGAGGTCGACCCCATCGTCGAGTGGGAGGCCTTCGACAAGCTCCGGCCGGACCTCCGTGAGGTGGCCCGACAGCTCCGCCGGACCGTCCTCGAAGGGCGCCCGATTCGTGTCCGTCACCACGCCGACGGCGACGGCATGTGTGCCTCGCTGCCGGTCCAGGTCGCACTCGAGCGCTTCATCCGCTCGGTCCACGACGACGAGGACGCCCCCCGTCACCTCATCAAGCGCCTGCCGAGCAAGGCGCCGTACTACGAGATGGAGGACGTGACTCGCGACCTTAACTTCGCGCTCGAAGGCCGCGAGCGACACGGGCAGAAGCTTCCCCTCCTGCTCATGCTCGACAACGGCAGCACGGAGGAGGACGTGCCCGCCTACGAGAACCTCGCTCACTACGACGTGCCCATCGTCGTCGTCGACCACCACCACCCCGACCCGGATGCGGTCGACCACCTCCTCGACGCCCACGTCAACCCCTACCTCCGCGACGAGGACTACCGCATCACGACGGGCATGATGTGTGTCGAACTCGCGCGGATGATCGACCCCGAGATGACCGACGAACTGCGGCACGTCCCCGCCGTCGCGGGACTGGCCGACCGGTCGAAAGCCGAGGCGATGTCCGAGTTCGTCGACCTAGCGAACGAGGCCGGCTACGACCGCTCGGCGCTCGTCCGCATCGGCGAGGCCCTCGACTACGCCGCTCACTGGCTCCGCTACAGCGAGGGCAAGACGCTCGTGAGCGACGTGCTCAACGTCGACTGCGACGAGGCGGGGCGCCACGAGGAACTCGTCGACTTCCTCGCCGACCGCGCGGAGCGTGACATCGACCGCCAGCTCGCCGCACTCGACCCCCACGTCGAACACGAGCGACTGTCGAACGACGCCCACCTCTACCGGGTCGACCTCGACGATTTCGCACACCGATTCACCTACCCCGCGCCGGGCAAGACGACGGGCAACCTCCACGACCGGAAGGTCGAGGAGACGGGCGACCCCGTCATCACCATCGGCTACGGGCCTGACTTCGCCGTCCTTCGCTCCGACGGCGTGCGCCTCGACATCCCGGAGATGGTCGCCGAACTCGACGAGGAAGTCGTCGGCGGCGGCGTCTCCGGCGGCGGCCACCTCGTCGTCGGCTCCATCAAGTTCGTGAAGGGGATGCGAAGCGAGGTCATCGACCGCCTCGTGGAGAAGATGGCCGACGCGGAACTCGACGAAGCCCTGTCGAGTGCCTCGGCGCTCGACGCGCACGGCTCCGACTGA